atttaaaatggaAGATAAACAAACTCTATTAGCAGTTCTGCAAGTACTCAAAAAGTATAACTTAAAGGTAAAAACATATAATGAACATTTCTTTGAGAACTTATTTCatacgataaaatttgttaattcgCACAGAGTACCGAAGACCTTTTGAAAAAAGAAGCAAATATACCAGAAGATGCATTAAACAGTGAACATTTCAGCTCCGATTCCGATGTAACCAGCGTATTAGCAGCGTACAAGAGTGAAGGTGATCCAGAAGTTTACGAAAGTGCTTACATTGAACTAAGAAAATTCGTCGAAGGATCATTAGATATTTACAAACATGAATTAGGAATGATTTTGTATCCCGTATTAGTTCATATGTACTTGGAGCTCGTTTATAATGGGCATTCAACGAAAGCAATTGCGTTAATGCAGAAATTTGGTCCGGAACAAGATGAATATTATCAGGATGATATCAAGAAATTAATGCAAGTAACAACAAAAGAACATATGAAAAGTAACGAATTAGCGGATACATTTAAATCGAATTCATTCGTAATTCGAATGTCTCGTGATACACTGTCTTTATTAAAACGACATCTTCAAGAGAAACGCGCTGCTGTTATCTTGAATATCGTTCAAgaacatttatattttgatatgtaTGAAGGAGTTGCACGAAATAAATCACAAATTGATGCAACATCCGGTTCGGTATTGGGAGAGGCAACACGTCaagcaaacaaaacaaaagtataTTATGGATTACCGAAAGAACCCGATTTACAAGCTTTAATGGCCACACCGGTTGAGGAGGATGAAGATGGTGATCCTGAGACACCGGATAAAccgaaaaagaagaaaatgcgACGAGATCCGTTATTTTCGAAGAAAACTAAATCAGATCCTAATGCTCCGCCACCGGATCGAATACCATTGCCTGATTTGTAAgtgttttctatttaaatttctaGATATCTACTCTCAATTCGATACTCTTTTAGTACAGGGTCTTTCAACAAGAGGTgtcgtttaaaatttaaaaaaaagacgcaatcttacatattattattaagttttttcctGTCCTTCCCTTATCTTCTGTAATCCTTTATAAGGGCAAGGCAAATCATTCACATCTGAAGAAAAGGTGGCAAATTTAAAATGACACCTCTTGTTGGAAGATCTATTAAAGACCTAaggttttttacaaaattatcgcGATAGCCAATCTGTTAATATCTGGGGGTTTTTATTTCTAGAAAAGATACGGATAAAATGGAAAAAGTAAAAGCTTTACGTGAAGCATCCAAACGAATTACACTCGGACCAGAAAGTTTACCATCAGCATGCTTTTATACACTCTTAAATAGTGTACATAGTGTGACATGCGCAGAAATATCAGAAGATTCAAGTTTATTAGCGGTTGGATTTAGTGAATCAATGATTAAAGTATGGACACTTGTACCACAAAAATTGAAAGCAATGAAATCAGCGGATCAATTACAAGATATTGATCGTGAAGCGGACGATGTTCTTGTACGGATGATGGATGAAAGGAATGCTGAGAAATGTCGAACATTATTCGGACATAGTGGTCCTGTCTATCGTCTTTCATTCTCAAATGATAAGACGTTGGTGTTGTCTTGTTCAGAAGATGGAACTAGTAAGTAGTACATTAAAATCCATGCCTAAATTATTTTAGATCTGACGTGTACCCATCACTTCGTTCTATCAATAGCCTGAggtttatttttgtaagatCATTATTTGAgagaaccatttaaaatgtctccacacagataccaatttgaatgtcccggtaatgtactttatttcgtcgccaatagatgacaggaagagtcatattttacagtcaaagtttcagtttttcctgaaaacacggataaaacgacattttctaaaaatgaaacctaaatAGATCGATTTTTCCATCCAATTTTTAGGTTAGCTCATTTTTCTGTGACAATGTCGACTAATTTTCTCAGGGCATGTAGATTTAAGTTCTTATGAAGtcagcgggtcaaaatacgtctttacaaaatacaatacaCTGCTTGTTCGGTAGAACCTTTAAATGTatactcagcgcctacactataGATAAATAAGGATTATGGCGCTGACTGGGTACCGTGCAAGAGAGTGAGAGAATGTCCCCATCTTACTCCTACCTACAaaagagcataccttgtctagtTCTACCAAGATCTATCTGAGTTCATAACTGTCAATTCTTGATCACAActgctataaattattttaattcattaaaaccTCGCCCATCTGCATACCTCTAGGTTCCCTTCACGTTTATTCCTCAAGAggcaataaaactaaaaatttctcCAATTACAGTTCGATTATGGAGTTTACATACTTGGACATGTGTGGTATGTTACAAAGGTCATATTTTCCCTGTTTGGGATGTACGATTTTCACCGCATGGTTATTATTTTGCTACTGGATCACACGATAAAACAGCTCGATTGTGGGCAACAGATCGTCATCAACCAATACATATATTCGCTGGTCACTATTCAGATGTTGATGTAAGTTTTTGTAACCACCCAggcaaaaagaggggtgttggCTTTGTAgctcctaagcggatgaaccgaattttatttttttgaaagataatttattggagagtgttcttaactatgtttcaagaaaattggtTCACTTCGGATAGAGCTACAAGGAAATTATTGTTTGtgaactaataaaaattgattttctaggTTGTTTTATTTCATCCAAATTCGAATTACATTGCAACCGGTTCAAGTGATCGTACCGTGTGCCTTTGGGATTGTGTAATGGGTGTACAAGTACGTTTAATGACTGGCCATAAAGGTTCAATATATGCGTTAGCGTTTTCAATCGAAGGGAAATTTCTAGCATCGGCTGGTTCTGATAAACGTGTTTTAGTTTGGGATTTAGCACATGGACATTTAGTTGCTGAACTGTGTGCGCATACACAACCGGTGCATTCTTTGGCATTTAGTCGATGTGGAAATATTTTAGCAtcaggtaaaaatatttcaacttttgtttgaaaatttgttttgaattatacaCAGAGTATTTAgacaattaatttgttattaggAGCATTGGATAGTACATTAAAAATGTgggattttggaaaattattagaagaaaCAAACAGCGAAGATGTAAATGTTTCACATAATCCAGATGTTCGAGCGGGCGATGGATATTTATTACGATCATATTCGACCAAAAATTCACCGATTTTGTGTTTACATTTTACTAGACGTAATCTTTTATTAGCGATTGGAATGTATGAACAATCATAACTAAGgtttgtacaatttttgtttttataaagctTTTGGGCTCAGGCCCTTCTTTATTCAAAGGATTCCCCAAATTCTTAAACTACTTCCAAATGACTTCAAGATTGAGTGTAAAAGAAGGATCCGCAGATGGCCGAACCTTAATAAAAGATCTGTGTGCTGAAGATTGAATTGACCCAACAAAGACCccctggaaaatttttatagcataagGGCGAAAGGTACACATCCACAATGGAATCTGATTTCTAGATATTATCAAGCACTGTGTTAAAGTGTCCAGGGTTTCGAGTTCCATGGAGTCCCTAAATTGTAGCGATAAAGGTCTCCGCGAATTGAAGATTGACTTGGCCGACCAAAAAAAGTTTCCCGCagcataaaaattctttttatagagATAGCCTCATGAGGTGTCGCATCaagcaaattttctttaaacgaAAATCTCATAGCCGGGAACTCTTTCAGAGGGgccagaaaatatttaattgttgtgaaagactaaaataattaaacaaagggGACTACACTTTATAAGTTTAGCGTGTttctctgtggcatcgtagctcctaaacggatgaacctttCAACGGATCAACCGATAATTTAAAGAGAGTTACATGGATAAAGCGCTGggtgtttttctaaattttgtaaaatttcactCGTAATTTTTACAAGACTATCAAAATTCAGAATTAATTTCGGTTTCAGGATATAATCAACTTCTCTCAACGATGGTTTTAGAAGATTCAGAGCAAATATCTTTGGATTTAAGTGAATTTCagatcaaaattttctaataaaggttaaaaaaatatggctGTAAATAAAACTGTCGTGATTTTTAATAACCTAGTACAATTTTTGCTGTCATCTTCAGAGTGAAGTATTACAAGGTGAATAAGTGAAAAACTCGATCTTCGTTAAATGTCAGAGCTAAATGAAAGAACGACTTTTTTAGGTGTCATTGAAGATCTAAGGATCGGgcatagtatattttttatagaggTTCACAAAATGCTTATATATTTCGTACATTCATCAATTTTCCATCTCTCTTTTGAAATCCATCATCAAAATAACATGCCTGGCCTCAGaactattataaattaaaaaaaaaatttaataattaaggaCAAAAGGacaaactttaaattataaaaaaagaaaccatttttcaaatattttcattttatttgttacaatttttatggaattacaaaataaatcaatttacgaaataaaatatgtatacttcttaattaattatgtaatattactttattatttattaataattactttttaaacatttacttcatctgttgtttatttttaaataaagattatgaTCGTAAAGATACACTAGGGTCAAGGGTTAGAAGAGGGAGGATTGCCTTGGattgtgtatttatatattttgcttgtttctttttattttaaatctataCATAGTAATTCTAAGCTTAAAATGACAAaacatttaacacaaaaaatggaaaaataaaaacaattatttataaattgggcaattggatttatttatttgtacactatgcaaaaataaaaaccagaCACTTTATTTCTTTAAACCTGTGCGCAGGAAGTGGGGTTTGGTTATCAAACTCTTAATTGAGAACCTCTCCAGATAAATTTGAACTATCAATACAGTTCTGTAAATTCAGCCATTTACGAAACGCATTTCCACTAACTAGTTAGTTTTTGAGTCGAGTTACTTCAAACAGGAAACCAGGATTATGACGAGTCTATCGAAATGTGAGCGATTTCTATGATTAATATGACATGGAACTGAAGAAACCAAAGCTCGCGTTAAAAAACATACTCCAATTTTGCACGATGATTTTCGAGCAGGACGTCAAAAATTCACTTAAAGTAAAGTTGTCTTAAAACATACTTTAGCTCTATAATGTCTAAAGATCGGCTAAACGCTctcgctcaatatacatcgcGGTGTATAGATCGATGCGCACACAGTTTTGTAAGTTTTTTGTTTCTGAAGCTCGCAGAagtgactgaatatcacattttgacatAATATGTTTGTTCTCTAACTCGAAAAAGAGTTTCTTGTTTTAATTGACTTTATGACCGATTATGATGAACATAAGTTCGAATCCCCACCCCCTTGGATGATTCCTGTGCACAAGCCTGTTTGTCAGCATGTAACTTTGTTATCTTTGCCTTTTTAGACTCTACAAGAGCCTACTTTTAAGTGTAAAGAAGTGAATTATTTTGCAtacttacaaat
This genomic interval from Chrysoperla carnea chromosome 1, inChrCarn1.1, whole genome shotgun sequence contains the following:
- the LOC123300832 gene encoding transcription initiation factor TFIID subunit 5, which codes for MEDKQTLLAVLQVLKKYNLKSTEDLLKKEANIPEDALNSEHFSSDSDVTSVLAAYKSEGDPEVYESAYIELRKFVEGSLDIYKHELGMILYPVLVHMYLELVYNGHSTKAIALMQKFGPEQDEYYQDDIKKLMQVTTKEHMKSNELADTFKSNSFVIRMSRDTLSLLKRHLQEKRAAVILNIVQEHLYFDMYEGVARNKSQIDATSGSVLGEATRQANKTKVYYGLPKEPDLQALMATPVEEDEDGDPETPDKPKKKKMRRDPLFSKKTKSDPNAPPPDRIPLPDLKDTDKMEKVKALREASKRITLGPESLPSACFYTLLNSVHSVTCAEISEDSSLLAVGFSESMIKVWTLVPQKLKAMKSADQLQDIDREADDVLVRMMDERNAEKCRTLFGHSGPVYRLSFSNDKTLVLSCSEDGTIRLWSLHTWTCVVCYKGHIFPVWDVRFSPHGYYFATGSHDKTARLWATDRHQPIHIFAGHYSDVDVVLFHPNSNYIATGSSDRTVCLWDCVMGVQVRLMTGHKGSIYALAFSIEGKFLASAGSDKRVLVWDLAHGHLVAELCAHTQPVHSLAFSRCGNILASGALDSTLKMWDFGKLLEETNSEDVNVSHNPDVRAGDGYLLRSYSTKNSPILCLHFTRRNLLLAIGMYEQS